aattttaagacgtaaaaatatttaaaatttttagaaaattaatctATAATTCAGCTCAACCAATCATGCTTGTGAGTTAGTGCCAACTTTGCTAGATTgaaaagtcattttttttccaaatatgaCTACAAAAGAAAAAGCTCAGTCACATTTGTATTCACTTATTTTCGTATAATATCACTTACTTCTGCTCAATCACTATGTTTAAAATGTGATCTGAGTCCCCTACAACAATGCAAATCAGTATCAGATATCTATCGCTATGCTGAAACTCAGAAACTGTCTCTTCCTGCAATTCAAATCTCAgaataaccatgccaatgtaaCAAAAATGTCTTCACACGAGATAGTTAATAAACTGTAAACAGAAGGTTTTAGAAGATTATAAAACAAGACAAACTTAAACTACAATTTCTTAAACCATTATCATCATTTTTGTTTAGAATTGAAATTTCACATCATGAATTCATGTGTGACAAAGTTTTGTATTAAAAAGTCAGGATAATCTGAATACATAAAACTCTAATTTTGATCAGACATATGTACTAAAAGAACCTAAGTTTCAACATTAGGAACCAGAGATGATATGATTATAGAAAATACATTATTCATCTTTCACTGTATTATGCATCTTACTTCAATCTTAGTTTGATAACCTATAAGGATCTTCAACTCTTGCCAAGTATGTAGATTACATTTTCTGCTCATTACATTTTCCCACATAAAAATCTAACAAAATGGGAGAATCAAGTATAAGGATACAAGCTACTAACTGTTAACATGGTTatactatttacaaatttcaacacaaatttcataaaCACATCATGAATTCAACTCTTAAAGTTGAGCTTTTACGAAATGAAGGTCAACTGAAAAAAAAGTCATCAATACTATAATAAAATTCCGTGTATGCAAAAACATTAATTGAGAGTATCGAAGTTTTCAAAACAACAATTCTCACTCTGAACTTTATCTTCCAAAATGAATTTCAGAATTTAGTGGATCATGGGGTTAacctatattaaaaaaaaaaaagattcctAAATGCAATGGGTAATAAATTTAAAGCATTCCAAGTATAGGAGAACATGAAGTTAAACACTTTTGTAGTGTCTGAATAGAAGCTGAACGTAGGACCAAATTTTAAAGCATTCCAAGTATAGCAGAACATGGAGATGATGATAGTGTCCCAAAGAGTTAGTGATAGTTACAACTACGACATTATCCAATTACGTAGCTAGGTAAATGATTATAGCTGATTGTAAAGTTGCAATAATATAACCAGAAAAATACTTTTTACAAAGCTACATATGGCACCAGCACCACCAGCACCAACAGGATCACAACCACCTATTCCTTTCTTTCTCTGTTCTGTGTTGGTTCTTGCTCTTATACTTCCATGGCGGAATTAGTTCTCTACTTTTCAGCTCTTTTCTTCTGTGTCTTCACAACCCTTATACTGAGAAAACTAGGAAAGAAAGCTGATGACACACCCACACCCTCTAACATGCCCCATGGGCCTAGAAAGCTACCTATCATAGGTAATATTCACAACCTTCTATCCTCTCAGCCCCATAGAAAATTAAGAGACCTGGCCTTAAAATATGGACCCTTGATGCATCTTCAACTTGGAGAGGTTTCTACCATTGTCATTTCATCCCCTGAGTGTGCTAAGGAAGTGATGAAAACCCATGACATTAACTTTGCCACAAGGCCTAAAGTCCTAGCTGTTGATGTACTGAGTTACAACAACACAGGCATAGCTTTTGCTCCTTATGCAAATTATTGGAGGCAGGTAAGAAAAATTTGCATGTTGGAGCTTTTAAGCCTGAAACGTGTCAACTCATACCAGTCAATCAGAGAAGAGGAGTTGTTCAATCTTGTCAAATGGATTGACTCGTTGAAAGGATCCCCCATTAACCTCAGTCAAGCTGTACTTTCATCAATTTTTACTATTGTTTCAAGGTCTGCTTTTGGCAATAGATGCAAAGACCatgaaaactttatttcattgattaaaaGAATGATGAAAGTTGTAGCAGGTTTTGACATTGTAGATTTCTTTCCTTCTGCTACATGGCTGCAACATGTCACGAGACACAGGCTTGAGAGGTTGCATCAACAAGCGGATGAGATAATAGAAAGCATCATCGATGACCATAAAGAGGCCAAAGATTACCAAAGGGAAGAGCAAGATCTTGTTGATGTTCTGATGCAGTACGAGGATGGCAGCCAACAGGATTTTTGTTTAACCAGGAACAACATCAAGGCAATAATTCTGGTATGACACTTTTGCCATCTATATCTTATTTTGCACTTGCATCTCAAGTTGTGAATGAATTGAttgataaactatttttaagGACATTTTTGGTGCTGGAGGTGAGACATCAGCAACAACCATAGATTGGGCCATGGctgaaatgatgaagaattCAAGAGTGATGATAAAAGCACAAGCTGAGGTCAGAGAGGTATTCAACATGAGAGGAAAGGTTGATGAAAGCTGCATCAATGAACTCAAGTATTTGAAACTAGTTGTCAAAGAGACCTTGAGATTACACCCTCCACTTCCTCTTTTGCTTCCAAGGGAATGTGGTGAAGCATGTGAGATACATGGTTATCACATACCTGCCAATAGCAAGGTCATAATCAATGCTTGGTCAATTGGAAGAGATCCAAATTATTGGACTGAATCAGAGAGATTTTATCCTGAGAGATTCATTGACAACAACATTGACTACAAAGGGAGTAATTTTGAGTATATTCCTTTTGGATCTGGAAGAAGGATATGCCCTGGAAGCACATTTGCATCCAGAGTTGTGGAACTGACCCTTGCAATGTTGCTGTATCACTTTGATTGGAAGCTTCCAAGTGGAATGATAAGTGAAGATTTGATCATGATCGAGCAATTTGGAGTGACAGTCCGAAGAAAGCATGATCTGTTCTTGGTTCCTGTTCCTTATCTTCCTCTATCCGTCTCATGAATCTCCTTGCTGATGTTGCTGTCGTGTTCGTAGTAGTTTTAATCTTTTGTGTCATTGTACAAGGATTCGTGCCAGATTAATGAATGGAAAGTGTCAGATTTAgatttcttataatatttcataCTTTCCGTATTCATGCTTTTCGTTTTCTTATTTCTTGTTCATTCTAACTCAAATCTAAAATTACAAACACATCACGCCATGCATCTTCTTCATAGAAACTGAAACCTTTGGTATCTCTATAATGGATACTGCACAATCAAAATCTACTGTCAATTCAAGTAAGCCTTTGTTTCACTATGCTTGGCTTTCATAGAAAATCAAAATTCTGTAACTAATGCATAGTATAAATAAagctgttttatttttcttacatttccTTAAGGTGTGGCGCACAAAGATTGTAATTATGTTTAAACTTTCAGGTATtctatatattacttttaaattagtCTCCACATGTTTGTTTACGTGTGTTAAATTGGAAGACCGGTCcaggttgaaaaaaaaatatgaaagacaAATAAGAAAACAATGTACATAACAAAtctcataaataattttagatttaattactaattttactcttatatttagtttagttatttgatttatttttctcattataTGTGATTGTTTActcaattatttttgtcaagATTTATGTGTTAAATGgatatttgtaaaaaatgttacatATCTTTATATTTCTAAATGTTATAGACATAAATTTTGTCACATAACACTTTAAAAATGACATGATCAAAACATAAATTCGTtgatataaaaatcaaattactaattaaatcataataattttatagttttattttacttaccatttgaaaatatattaaaaaaattctttgaaaaTTTTACATATCTAAcaaatttttgatttttttaaag
This portion of the Vigna unguiculata cultivar IT97K-499-35 chromosome 6, ASM411807v1, whole genome shotgun sequence genome encodes:
- the LOC114188514 gene encoding cytochrome P450 71D11-like; its protein translation is MAELVLYFSALFFCVFTTLILRKLGKKADDTPTPSNMPHGPRKLPIIGNIHNLLSSQPHRKLRDLALKYGPLMHLQLGEVSTIVISSPECAKEVMKTHDINFATRPKVLAVDVLSYNNTGIAFAPYANYWRQVRKICMLELLSLKRVNSYQSIREEELFNLVKWIDSLKGSPINLSQAVLSSIFTIVSRSAFGNRCKDHENFISLIKRMMKVVAGFDIVDFFPSATWLQHVTRHRLERLHQQADEIIESIIDDHKEAKDYQREEQDLVDVLMQYEDGSQQDFCLTRNNIKAIILDIFGAGGETSATTIDWAMAEMMKNSRVMIKAQAEVREVFNMRGKVDESCINELKYLKLVVKETLRLHPPLPLLLPRECGEACEIHGYHIPANSKVIINAWSIGRDPNYWTESERFYPERFIDNNIDYKGSNFEYIPFGSGRRICPGSTFASRVVELTLAMLLYHFDWKLPSGMISEDLIMIEQFGVTVRRKHDLFLVPVPYLPLSVS